From Acetonema longum DSM 6540, the proteins below share one genomic window:
- a CDS encoding sensor histidine kinase: MPEITFTIILFYSFPEAMVLVLLSLSLLGIRPGFRKILLIGGIQALFDVLLFLVVGKLIAIPFGVHTVAQIAAMAMIIRRVMRFPYQDSCLAVLFGFSIYLCIETLMYPAMIFIIKDFVPSVVSPDNWWQRLPMFIMQLMITLLVAFLIYRFNIRFMSGWKRKTGNSLFLLASLMLVQSILMLWLGLQYYIDDKNHANFGIPIHFSFVLMNTAIPVITLMVIKQCMEFIRNEVETQAQLDNLRHIEELLNTMRVQRHNFTHELQVIYGLLEVQAFQEARDYLKKSVNEVAATSELVRTDNLGVTALLHTKAGLAEARSIDLHITVKTSLRQLPLEVRDVNLILGNLIDNAMEAVAQLPVPERKVEVMIGQDLRGFVVEVNNSGSPISPEVSAKIFMPGFSTKGEGRGMGLYSVQTLVHKYNGDIQAESDGNGTSFRVVIPG, from the coding sequence TTGCCAGAGATTACTTTTACGATTATCCTTTTTTATTCATTTCCGGAAGCCATGGTCTTAGTGCTGCTGAGCCTCTCTCTGCTGGGGATTAGGCCGGGTTTTCGTAAAATTTTGCTAATCGGAGGAATCCAAGCCCTTTTTGATGTTTTATTATTCCTTGTTGTCGGCAAATTGATTGCTATTCCATTTGGTGTTCATACAGTGGCGCAAATTGCTGCCATGGCGATGATAATACGTCGCGTTATGCGGTTTCCGTATCAAGACAGCTGTCTGGCTGTTTTGTTCGGGTTTAGTATCTATCTTTGTATCGAAACCTTGATGTATCCCGCAATGATTTTTATAATAAAAGATTTCGTTCCCTCCGTTGTGAGTCCCGATAACTGGTGGCAACGTTTGCCCATGTTTATCATGCAACTGATGATTACTCTGCTAGTTGCTTTTTTGATCTACCGGTTCAATATCCGGTTCATGAGCGGTTGGAAAAGGAAAACTGGGAACAGTCTTTTTCTACTGGCTAGTTTGATGTTGGTCCAAAGTATATTGATGCTTTGGTTAGGTTTGCAATACTATATAGATGATAAGAATCATGCTAACTTTGGGATACCCATACATTTCTCTTTTGTCTTGATGAATACAGCTATACCGGTTATTACCTTGATGGTTATCAAACAATGTATGGAATTTATTCGTAATGAGGTTGAAACCCAGGCGCAGCTTGATAATTTACGTCATATAGAAGAATTATTGAATACGATGCGGGTGCAGCGTCATAATTTTACCCACGAACTGCAGGTGATCTACGGTTTACTGGAAGTCCAGGCATTTCAAGAGGCCCGGGACTATTTAAAAAAGAGCGTAAACGAAGTGGCCGCAACCTCTGAATTGGTTAGAACGGATAATCTGGGTGTTACCGCCCTGCTGCATACCAAGGCTGGCCTGGCGGAAGCCCGCAGCATTGACCTGCATATTACGGTGAAAACAAGTTTACGGCAATTGCCCCTGGAAGTGAGGGATGTTAACTTGATTTTGGGCAATCTCATCGACAATGCGATGGAGGCAGTGGCCCAACTGCCAGTGCCGGAAAGAAAGGTGGAGGTAATGATTGGGCAAGACCTCAGGGGATTTGTTGTGGAGGTGAACAATAGCGGTTCACCGATTTCTCCGGAAGTGAGCGCCAAAATATTTATGCCAGGATTTTCGACTAAAGGCGAAGGCCGGGGAATGGGACTCTATAGTGTCCAGACCCTTGTACACAAATACAATGGTGATATTCAGGCGGAGAGTGATGGCAACGGTACTTCTTTTCGGGTAGTTATTCCTGGCTGA
- the rpsO gene encoding 30S ribosomal protein S15: MLAPEQKQQLIEKYRIHETDTGSPEVQIAILTERINYLTGHLKEHKKDHHSRRGLLKMVGQRRGLLNYLRDSDIERYRSILEKLNLRK, from the coding sequence ATGTTAGCTCCCGAACAAAAACAACAATTAATTGAAAAGTATCGAATCCATGAGACCGATACCGGTTCGCCGGAAGTGCAGATTGCCATTCTTACCGAACGAATCAACTACCTGACCGGGCATTTGAAGGAACACAAAAAAGATCATCATTCCCGTCGCGGTTTGTTGAAGATGGTAGGTCAGCGCAGAGGTTTGCTGAATTATCTGCGCGACAGCGATATCGAACGTTACCGTTCGATCCTAGAAAAGCTGAATTTAAGAAAATAA
- a CDS encoding LytR/AlgR family response regulator transcription factor produces MRAEKKVFFQMLKVIIAEDDVSMRVVLKRALEEIPELTVIGEAENGRQLVAMVETMEPDAVFLDIDMPALNGIEASQEIFDIDSKIFLVFATDFSCSMQEAFEVYAFDYLVKPFDLERIRQTTNRIKELKKEREQVVALQREVTPHRKENPKLIASSNEKSVFISIQDIIFITRNERKTTIHIAGSSPVQTCESLQSLEKRLNKYRFFRCHKSFIINPDMVMELSPWGNKTYLVKLVNTKETALMTLEHVKEFHKQYCLV; encoded by the coding sequence GTGAGAGCTGAAAAAAAGGTATTTTTTCAAATGCTGAAGGTCATTATCGCCGAAGATGACGTCTCCATGCGGGTGGTTTTAAAACGTGCCCTGGAAGAGATCCCTGAGTTAACCGTCATCGGAGAGGCGGAAAATGGACGCCAGCTTGTTGCGATGGTAGAAACAATGGAGCCGGATGCCGTGTTTTTGGATATTGATATGCCGGCATTGAACGGCATCGAAGCGTCCCAGGAAATCTTCGATATCGACTCGAAAATTTTTCTCGTCTTTGCGACTGATTTTAGTTGTTCTATGCAGGAGGCTTTTGAAGTCTACGCCTTCGACTATCTGGTGAAGCCCTTTGATTTGGAGCGGATTCGACAAACGACAAACCGAATTAAAGAATTGAAAAAAGAGCGAGAACAAGTTGTGGCTTTACAACGAGAAGTAACGCCGCATCGAAAGGAAAACCCTAAACTTATAGCTTCATCCAATGAGAAGAGCGTCTTTATCAGTATTCAGGATATTATCTTCATTACACGCAACGAGCGTAAGACGACGATTCATATCGCCGGGAGCAGTCCTGTTCAAACCTGTGAGTCACTGCAAAGTTTGGAAAAACGGTTGAATAAATACCGCTTCTTCCGCTGTCACAAAAGCTTTATTATTAACCCGGACATGGTGATGGAGCTTTCGCCCTGGGGCAATAAAACCTACTTGGTTAAGTTGGTCAATACAAAAGAAACGGCACTGATGACCCTGGAGCATGTCAAGGAGTTTCATAAGCAATATTGTTTGGTATAA
- a CDS encoding bifunctional riboflavin kinase/FAD synthetase has protein sequence MKLFTQIEKIDKSVSNIAIALGTFDGVHVGHQRIIGKTVAYAKKQQGTSAVLTFSNHPMSIIDPRHNPLQITSMQQKIDLIAEIGVDLLFFVPFTAELLKFQPRQFIQFLMQHIRPSQVVVGPNFSFGYQGKGSPDMLRVFGQEFGFAVDVHEAVFLEDRMVSSTAIRQLILEGNVELARKLLGRPLRLSGPVVSGQQRGRLLGFPTANLSLPERTAIPRDGVYAVRANIGADSYQGVANIGTNPTFSGQCRRLETHIFDFARDIYGEMISVDFLTRIRGEVTFANADQLQAQISSDIVQARRYFDHVDQTG, from the coding sequence ATGAAGCTATTTACCCAAATCGAAAAGATAGATAAAAGCGTTTCGAATATCGCAATTGCTCTTGGCACCTTTGACGGAGTTCATGTGGGGCACCAGCGGATTATTGGCAAAACTGTCGCCTACGCCAAGAAACAACAGGGGACGAGCGCGGTCCTTACCTTTTCCAATCACCCCATGTCTATCATTGATCCCAGGCACAATCCCCTGCAGATTACTTCCATGCAGCAAAAGATTGATCTGATTGCCGAAATTGGAGTCGATTTGCTGTTTTTCGTTCCATTTACCGCAGAGCTTTTGAAATTTCAGCCCCGTCAATTCATCCAATTTCTCATGCAGCATATCAGACCTTCCCAGGTAGTGGTCGGTCCTAATTTTTCTTTTGGCTATCAGGGGAAAGGATCTCCGGATATGCTGCGAGTTTTCGGTCAGGAATTCGGTTTTGCGGTAGATGTGCATGAAGCGGTATTTTTGGAAGACAGGATGGTCAGCAGTACGGCGATCCGGCAGTTGATCCTGGAGGGGAACGTAGAGTTGGCCAGGAAACTTCTGGGAAGGCCTCTGCGTTTATCCGGTCCTGTGGTTTCGGGGCAGCAAAGAGGACGCTTACTTGGTTTTCCCACCGCTAACTTGAGTTTACCGGAAAGAACGGCTATCCCCCGTGACGGAGTGTATGCTGTCCGGGCCAATATTGGTGCGGATAGTTATCAGGGAGTGGCTAATATTGGGACCAACCCGACCTTTTCCGGACAGTGCCGCAGACTGGAGACTCATATTTTTGATTTTGCCCGGGACATTTATGGTGAAATGATTTCGGTGGATTTCCTCACCCGCATACGGGGAGAAGTGACTTTTGCCAATGCCGATCAGCTTCAGGCCCAAATATCCTCTGATATTGTTCAGGCCCGCCGTTATTTTGACCATGTTGATCAAACCGGATAG
- a CDS encoding accessory gene regulator ArgB-like protein: protein MDILKDTAVCVARYLSEKTGLDSKETDTVRFVMEYLLGFFVNLGGVIGIALALGTVPYVLAAMLTALLLRLVSGGSHCSTALRCFVLGTVALVSIGQLAALLGRQAPPALLAALMIFSVAAGFYAVNKWAPGDTPAKPIVSAKKREKYKRFSFLFIIAWAAAVSLGLIFSGRNTPLAAALIAASIGGFWWQIFSITPAGYRFAAAMERVFDSCCITFRTKKQQM from the coding sequence GTGGATATACTAAAGGATACTGCTGTATGCGTGGCGCGCTATCTGTCAGAGAAAACGGGCCTTGACAGCAAAGAGACGGACACAGTGCGGTTCGTGATGGAATATTTGCTGGGATTCTTTGTTAATCTGGGGGGGGTTATTGGAATTGCTTTAGCGTTAGGGACTGTACCCTATGTTTTGGCTGCCATGCTTACCGCCCTCCTTTTGCGGCTTGTTTCCGGCGGTTCTCACTGTTCAACCGCTCTTCGCTGCTTCGTGCTGGGAACGGTTGCTCTTGTAAGCATTGGACAGTTAGCGGCGCTGCTTGGGAGGCAGGCACCGCCGGCTTTGTTGGCTGCCTTGATGATTTTCTCAGTTGCCGCCGGATTTTATGCGGTAAATAAGTGGGCGCCTGGCGATACACCGGCGAAGCCGATTGTTTCAGCAAAGAAAAGAGAAAAATATAAAAGGTTTTCGTTTCTGTTTATTATTGCTTGGGCGGCCGCAGTGAGTTTAGGATTGATCTTCAGCGGGCGGAACACACCCTTGGCTGCTGCTCTAATCGCAGCAAGCATCGGGGGATTCTGGTGGCAAATTTTTAGCATTACCCCCGCCGGTTATCGTTTTGCCGCTGCTATGGAGCGGGTGTTTGACAGCTGCTGCATTACTTTTCGGACAAAGAAACAGCAAATGTAG
- a CDS encoding polyribonucleotide nucleotidyltransferase: MHSFQMQIGGRLLVVESGKLAKQANGAALVRYGDTAVLVTATASAEPREGIDFFPLTVDYEERLYSVGKIPGGFIKREGRPSEAAILAGRLIDRPIRPLFSEGFRNDVQIVATVLSVDQDNPPEIPAMIGASCALSISDIPFQGPIGGVRVGRIAEQFVINPTVKEQEESELNLVVAGTKDAVLMVEAGANELSEAVILEAISFGHDVIRQIVDFQEAMVKEIGLPKKELKVYEPQADINQAVREYITEKMRVAVFNSDKLTREENIKAVKTDGAQHFAEIYPDKGKDISYVMQKVLKEIVRKMITVDKIRPDGRKLDEVRPISCEVGVLARTHGSGLFTRGQTQVLTVTTLGAIGDEQILDGLGVEESKRYIHHYNFPSYSVGETRPSRGPGRREIGHGALAERALVPVIPPESEFPYTIRLVSEVLESNGSSSMGSVCGSTLSLMDAGVPIKSPVSGVAMGLVKDGEYYTILTDIQGMEDALGDMDFKVAGTTKGVTAIQMDIKIAGLTKDILQSALEQAKQGRMHILNTMLAVIQQPRPELSPYAPRIITMSIDPDKIRDVIGPGGKIIKKIIDETGVSIDIEDDGKVFIAAVDMEAGQKAVRIIENLVREVEVGAAYLGKVTRIMNFGAFAEILPGKEGLIHISQLARERVNKVEDVVKIGDEFMVKVTEIDRQGRINLSRKELLKGEKAGE; encoded by the coding sequence ATGCATAGTTTTCAAATGCAAATCGGTGGCAGGTTACTGGTCGTGGAATCAGGCAAACTTGCTAAACAGGCCAATGGGGCCGCCTTGGTTCGCTATGGTGATACCGCTGTGCTGGTTACGGCTACGGCATCGGCTGAACCCAGGGAAGGCATTGATTTTTTCCCATTGACTGTAGATTATGAAGAAAGACTGTATTCTGTAGGAAAGATTCCGGGCGGCTTTATCAAACGGGAAGGTCGTCCCAGTGAAGCGGCAATTTTAGCAGGACGGTTGATTGACCGCCCGATTCGACCCTTATTTTCCGAGGGATTCCGTAATGATGTGCAGATTGTTGCTACTGTACTGTCGGTAGATCAGGATAATCCGCCGGAAATTCCGGCTATGATCGGAGCATCCTGCGCTTTAAGTATTTCGGATATTCCTTTCCAGGGACCTATTGGCGGGGTGCGGGTTGGCAGAATTGCCGAACAGTTCGTTATTAATCCTACTGTCAAAGAGCAGGAAGAAAGTGAGTTAAACCTGGTAGTGGCGGGAACCAAGGATGCTGTTTTAATGGTAGAAGCCGGTGCCAATGAACTGTCGGAAGCAGTGATTTTGGAGGCCATTTCTTTTGGTCATGACGTAATTCGTCAGATTGTTGATTTCCAGGAGGCAATGGTCAAAGAAATCGGCTTGCCCAAAAAAGAACTGAAAGTGTATGAGCCGCAGGCTGACATTAATCAGGCGGTGCGTGAATATATTACCGAGAAAATGCGAGTTGCCGTCTTTAATTCAGACAAATTGACCCGGGAAGAAAATATAAAAGCCGTGAAAACTGATGGCGCTCAGCATTTTGCTGAGATTTACCCCGATAAAGGCAAAGATATTTCTTATGTCATGCAAAAAGTGCTGAAAGAAATTGTCCGCAAAATGATCACGGTCGATAAAATCAGACCGGATGGTCGTAAACTGGACGAAGTTCGCCCTATCAGCTGCGAAGTCGGCGTGCTAGCCAGAACTCACGGTTCAGGCCTGTTTACCCGGGGACAAACTCAAGTCCTTACCGTAACCACTTTAGGTGCTATCGGTGATGAACAGATCCTGGACGGGCTGGGTGTCGAGGAATCCAAGCGCTACATACATCACTATAATTTTCCTTCCTACAGCGTAGGTGAAACCCGGCCATCCCGCGGTCCCGGACGCAGGGAAATCGGCCATGGCGCTCTGGCGGAACGGGCTTTGGTGCCGGTGATTCCGCCTGAAAGCGAGTTCCCTTATACCATCCGTTTGGTATCGGAAGTTTTGGAATCCAACGGGTCCAGTTCCATGGGCAGCGTCTGCGGCAGCACTCTTTCCCTGATGGATGCCGGTGTACCAATCAAATCGCCGGTTTCAGGCGTGGCTATGGGATTGGTCAAAGACGGCGAATATTATACGATTCTCACCGATATCCAAGGCATGGAAGACGCTTTAGGCGACATGGACTTTAAAGTGGCCGGTACGACTAAAGGCGTTACCGCGATTCAAATGGATATAAAAATTGCCGGTTTAACCAAGGACATTTTGCAGTCCGCTCTGGAGCAGGCCAAGCAGGGACGGATGCATATTCTGAACACCATGCTGGCAGTAATCCAACAACCCCGGCCTGAGTTGTCGCCTTATGCCCCACGCATTATCACTATGTCCATTGACCCGGATAAAATTCGGGATGTCATCGGACCAGGCGGCAAAATCATTAAGAAAATTATCGACGAAACCGGCGTCAGCATCGACATTGAAGATGACGGCAAGGTATTTATCGCGGCTGTGGACATGGAAGCCGGACAGAAGGCCGTCCGGATTATCGAAAATCTGGTGAGAGAAGTGGAAGTAGGCGCTGCTTACCTTGGTAAAGTAACCCGCATTATGAACTTCGGGGCCTTTGCCGAGATTTTGCCCGGCAAGGAAGGTTTGATTCACATCTCGCAACTGGCCCGGGAACGGGTCAATAAAGTGGAAGATGTGGTTAAAATCGGCGATGAATTCATGGTTAAAGTCACCGAAATCGACCGACAGGGAAGAATTAACCTTTCCCGCAAAGAATTGCTGAAAGGTGAAAAGGCCGGCGAATAA